The window CTCCGAGAGCGTCCATCAAGGCGCGTGTCAGCGTCGTTTTCCCGGACCCTATTTCTCCCGTCAAAACCGTTAATTCCTTCTCGTCTACCGCATAGTGCAGGCGGGCGAGTGCCTCTTCATGGCCTCTGGACAGGAAGAGAAAACGGGGATCCGGCGTCTTGTTGAAGGGCTTTACCTTAAATCCGTAGAAGTTCTCATACATGGGGGACTACCCTCTGCTTCGGTACAGCCTCCCCGATGATCGACTCCGGATCAAGCACAAGGATGACCTCATGTCTGCCGATCTCCGCGGCCCCCGCAAACCCGCGCAAACTCCTGAAATAATCGCCGAGAGACTTGATCACGATTTCATGCTGCGCTATCAGCTCATCAACAAGAAGGCCGACCTTCCGCTCGGCGTAGCGAATCACAACCGCAAAAGATCTTTCGACGGAATCGCTTTCGAGGGAAAAGATCCTCGCGATACTCACCATGGGAAGCAGCTCGCCCCTCAGGTCATAAACCTCCCTGCCCTCTATCGTCTGAAGATCCTTGTGGTCTATGATCAGAGTCTCCGAGAGAGAGGTCAGCGGAACACCAAACCGCTCCGGTCCCACCCGAACAATGAGCACTTTAATAATGGCAAGGGTGATCGGCATCGTGAGAATGAAGGTCGTGCCCCTTCCCTTTTCCGTTGTGAAATCCACAAACCCGCCAAAGGTCGAGAGCTTTGACTTGACCACATCCATCCCCACGCCACGCCCCGAGACCTCACTGACCGAAGACTTCATGCTGAACCCGGGCATGAAGATGAAATCGAGAATCTCCCGGCTTTCGAGTTTGACATCGTCGGCGAGGAGGCCTTTCTCTCTCGCTTTCTTCTCAACCGCTTCACTATCAATCCCCGCGCCGTCGTCGCTAACTTCGATGACCACGTGGTGCCCCCTCTGATAGGCCTTCATAGTTATCGTCCCTTTTTCCTTTTTCCCCACCCTTGTTCTCTCTTCCGCAGTCTCAATACCATGGTCCATGGCGTTTCGTACGATATGCATGAGCGGATCGACGATTTCCTCGGCGAGAAACTTGTCTATCTCGGTATCTTCCCCGTAAAGGAGGAGTTCAATCTCTTTCCCTGCCTCGCGGGAATATCTGCGTACTACCTGACTGAGCCGCGAGAATATCTGGCCTATCGGAACCATCCGTATCTCCAAAACTTCCTCTTGCAGCTCCGCTATCTTCCTTCCAAAGGTCTGGGAGATCTTCAGCACATCGCTCACGAGTTTTGAATGCCCGAAGGCCTCTGTCATTTCGTCGGCTATCCTATTCGTCGCGGTCTTTGCGAGAGAAAGTTCACTAATTGTATTGAGGATCCTGTCGAGCTTTTCGATATCGACCCTGACCGAAGTGGTTGTG is drawn from Thermodesulfovibrionales bacterium and contains these coding sequences:
- a CDS encoding chemotaxis protein CheA, whose amino-acid sequence is MKSSKKDFIAEAEELLGEAGRLLVEVQETYTTGVNPDTINAIFRAIHTIKGISGLFGFKDIADFSHAFESLLDDLRLGRIDLTHEVILFLFAQIDILKKTVEDITNDREYDIAPYEKEIELFKDREKGVQGSRKAEDSLDRIGDAILKVLSEFEEHRLKTNIKESKGIYLARTVLNLSDFDKTLQELTKLIKSQGELIATLPTSTDVPPDSIGFNMLLGSAKSLDELKELLDLPVEELIGQKAKPSPIQPLKTQETSLKSTTTSVRVDIEKLDRILNTISELSLAKTATNRIADEMTEAFGHSKLVSDVLKISQTFGRKIAELQEEVLEIRMVPIGQIFSRLSQVVRRYSREAGKEIELLLYGEDTEIDKFLAEEIVDPLMHIVRNAMDHGIETAEERTRVGKKEKGTITMKAYQRGHHVVIEVSDDGAGIDSEAVEKKAREKGLLADDVKLESREILDFIFMPGFSMKSSVSEVSGRGVGMDVVKSKLSTFGGFVDFTTEKGRGTTFILTMPITLAIIKVLIVRVGPERFGVPLTSLSETLIIDHKDLQTIEGREVYDLRGELLPMVSIARIFSLESDSVERSFAVVIRYAERKVGLLVDELIAQHEIVIKSLGDYFRSLRGFAGAAEIGRHEVILVLDPESIIGEAVPKQRVVPHV